Below is a genomic region from Henckelia pumila isolate YLH828 chromosome 3, ASM3356847v2, whole genome shotgun sequence.
CCTCAATTGCGGTCTGGCCAAGCATATATTTGAGTCTGACAAATTTAAAAGTTCTTGGGTCTGACCATTGCGAAAACGTTGGGTCTTGGTCACACCACAAACACAAGTGTTTGGGTCTGACCAAAATTACATGTGATTGTGGTCTGACCAAGATCCAACCACGTTGTGGAAATAAACTTTACGCAGCCCAAACAAGTGTTTGGGTCTGACCAAAATTTGTCAGACCCAAACATTTGGTCTTGTGGTCTGGCTAGACACAATGTTTTCGCAGCGCGCCGCGCGCTGCAAACATCAACATATCCTAAAGCGCGCCGCGAAAAATATAAGGTTAGAAAAATCAGGTTTCATTAAATTCGGGATGCGAAACACAATGGATAGGCTGATTATCAATTTCATAATACATGTTTATTTGTAAcacatttatttatatttttaactgCTCTGTTTGTCAAAAAAATTAGGTAGACAAATAATTTTTTCGCTACTAATTTCACAAGTTTGACCAATATTAACATAATTTTGACCAATGTTGACatataatcgtacatgtttcAACATATGGATCCACTAATTTTACAAGTTTGTTCTATAATCATAAGCATTTTAACATCTGAATCCACTAATTTCATAAGTTTACCGataattacataattttgaCACGTAattacacaattttgtctaatgTTCATTGATAATTGTACATGTTTTAACAATTTATCCACTAATTTCATGAGTATGTTTTATATTCGTATATTTTAACGTATGAATCAGCGAATTTCACATGTATGTTTGAAAATCATAtttgttttaacatatgaatctgTTAATATCACAAGCATGTTAACATATATTCGTACATATTTTACAATATGAATCTGTTAATTTTACAAATATGTtctataatcgtacatgtttttaaaatatgaattcaTAATTTGACAAGTATGTTAtataatcttatatattttaatatatgaatccataatttataaaatatatatccatTATTTTCACGATTATGTTGTATGATTATACATGTTGTAACATATTAATCGACTAATTTCACAAATATGAATCCATAATTTGACAAGTATGTTCtataatcttatatattttaacatatgaatccacaatTTATAACATACATATCTGTTATTTTCACGATTATGTTGTATGATTATACATGTTGTAACATATTAATCGACTAATTttacgattatgttatatgattatacatattgtaacatATCAATAATCTAATTTCAtgattatattatatgattatacacaTTTTAATATAAGAATCAACCGATTTCTCTATTATGTTGTTTGATTATACATATTTAAATATAAGAATAAACTGATTTCACGATTATgctatatgattatacatgttgtaacatattaatcgactgatttcacgattatgttatatgattatacatattgtaacatATCAATCAACTAATTTCAtgattatattatatgattatacacaTTTTAATATAAGAATCAACCGATTTCactattatgttatatgattatacatattgtaacatATAATTTGActaatttcacgattatgttatacgatatacatattgtaacatatgaatcaaCTGATTTCATGactatgttatatgattatacatattgtaacatATTAATCGATTAATATTCACAATTATGTTATATGACTATACATACtttaatataaaaatcaaatgatttaacgattatgttatatttacatgtttttgaaaataaatacaatatcccttcaaaatataaaaataaaaataaatacaatacaTGATCAACCAATAAATATTCATGGTCTACCCAAGATAATTTTGGGTCTAGTATGGTCTACCCAGTGGGTAGACCATGTTAGACCATGGCAGACCCAAAACTCTTCACAATTTTGGGTCTGTTTGGGTAGACCATAGCAAACCCAGAATTGTGAAGAGTTCTGGGTCTGCCATGTGGGTAGACCATAGCAAACCCAGAATTGTGAAGAGTTTTGGGTGGGGTAGACTATGGGTAGATCATAGCATGACCATGCAGACCTAGAACTCTTCACAATTCTGGATCTACTATGGTCCCAAGGCAGACCATGGAAAACCCATAATTTTTTTGGGCAAACCATGGTTTACCCAGAATTCTGGGTAGACCATGGTCTGACAACAAGGTAGACCATGGCAGACCCAGAATTCATTTGGGCAGACAGAAATTCTGCTCTGCAAATCCCGTCCATGGTCTGCCATTTTATTGTTTGGTTGATCCATTTTCGGATTTGAGAACAAGCTCGTCCATGGtctatcattttattttttggttgattcatttttggattttgagaaCAAGCGTGCAACAAAATTTGAGAAGAAGATGACAGATTCTTAATTAACTAATTAAGGTAATTGGTTTAGTTTTAGGTTAAGAGAGTTAACTccctttttctgaaaaaaaaaaagttaagatccttattttttaaataatacccAAGATAGTCCTATTTTTTTAACCAGCCCATATTAATAGAGTTAAAAGATTCAAAATCTGCAATTGTCGGTGGATTTGATGTGGGGGCGATCGTTTAGTTCTCCATGATTATTTCTTTCCCTTTATTTTCTCCCGTTGGCGGGTTAATTCCCATAATCACAACATAATGGCCCACGACTTGGTTACATGTGCCACAAAATATTAATATCCTAGATGCTAGAAGCTTGTATTGTGCCTTCTCGATCAGTCTTAGGCTCTTAGCTGCAACGATCCAAAGCCCAATGCATGGGTCTTGGGCAGAGTTATTTAATTTTCAGTTTAATAATCCTTTTAAATTGAATAATTCTAAAACCTCTCCAATATATTTCagtttacattaattaaatcGTAAAATTTCGTAATTTGCTTTAAATCCTCGGTCAAACGTAATTTGCATTCGGTTAGAATGCAAATATATATTTGAGCTCTTTTATCCCGTATTAATTCGtgatagaaaaaatatatatatttgagctTTTTTATCCAATATTAATTCATGATATTTGAGCATAAATTGTTTCAAATTTGATattaatatatgttttttgaGCACTCAAATATGTATGCAAATATTGATATCAATTTCatatttgtctttttttttgaaCGATCATACAAAATATTAAGAATATGATACTAATATCTAATATTGATATAAATAAAGTTGTTCAAAATTTGTATccaaaattttatcttttgtATCAAATCTAAACCAATTAgtacaaatatcatatattagtatcattttcaATGTTTTATACTGATTTTTATCCGTAGAATTGTGAGTCTAGGAaatgcaaaaatattttgtgtgaAACAGAGtgttcaaacatatatatatatatatatattttgacagAAACTAAATGCAAACATATGTTTGAGTACAAGATTTAAAACGTTACTCCTAGgaaaaaatatacataaaatTTCTCCTAGTCACTTGCACAATGTCTTGATTCCACCCCTATAAATACATCTGCAGGGTTTGTCATGCTTTGTGGTTCATTTCAATCCTTgtgtatttaattaataaaaaaaattgttacttAATGTTATGTCCATTATTTCCCATTCAAATTTATatgggcaatttgctcaaaaatccccaaatacAAACATATTTTGCTTTGAAGTCTTTAGTCATTAAATATgatacaaaacaatacaagatgtggtacaaaaccatacaagatgtggtacaaattaacaaaaattatcGTACAAAAAAATGGCTAAAAATTGCAGAGCAAAATATATTTGCATTAagaatttttgagcaatttgcaccATTTATATTCCCGAaaccatttattttatttggacAGAGGGACTCTGAGGATTTTCACCTTCCAGAGTTTTCATCTTTTAACCACGTGGCATGAATTCCAAATACCACGACATTTGTATCCACGTGGCATATCCTCCACAGCATGAATTCTTTTGAAAAAaagttttaataataaataaaactgTGAAAAGATTGGCTACAAACTTGGACTTAACTAAACATTCCACTCTTGAGAAAATACAACAAAAGGATAAAAAAGAATGGCACCCAAGAAACAGGCGGCGAAGAGGGCGGTGGTGACGGCCAAGAAAGTGGTGGAGGAAACAATGGAAGTGTTGGTTACGCCGCGAGGGAAGGGAGAGGAGGATAAAATGGAGATAGTTTCCAGTTCCAGCAAAGAGAAGTTCCACAAAAATGTGGACATTCTGCCTCCCAAATCCTCCGCACGAAAAACAATTCCCGTCCAAGAAAAACCGCCGGCCGACGAAGACGAAACGCAGCCAGCCTCCGAGCCGGAAGTCTTACCCACGCCGCCGCAGAAAGGAACGAAGAGAAAACCCGCCGGGGGCGGAGAGAAAATGAAGCAGCAGCGGCGGCGGAGGAGAGGCCGCGCGGCCGGAGAGGGGCTTGGAGGGTACAAGACTTACCTGTTTAAGGTGATGAAACAGGTGCATCCGGAAATGGGGATTTCGTCCAAGGCCATGACCATCATAAACAACATGATGTCGGATATGTTCGAGAGGTTGGCGGAGGCGGCGGCGGTGCTTCAGAAATACTCACGGCGGCGGACGATGTCGTCGAGGGAGATCCAGGGGGCCGTGAAGCTGGTGCTGCCGGGGGAGTTGGGGAAGCATGCAATCTCCGAGGGGACAAAAGCGGTCACAAATTATGTTTCATATCGTCCCaagtaattattatttataaaaactaGCTAGCTAAGCTAGGTCCTTAGTATGTttccttttatttaattttatcttcttcttcttttttttttttgcatggtAGCTCGAAGATATTACTCACGGTctctataatttttttgtaatataTCGAAAGAGAGTGGTATCTCTACTAATGAATCACTAGATAATGGGAACGCTTCAAGGACGGTGACATATTTTCTCTTGAATTTGAATACGAAATTGatg
It encodes:
- the LOC140892330 gene encoding histone H2B.2-like — protein: MAPKKQAAKRAVVTAKKVVEETMEVLVTPRGKGEEDKMEIVSSSSKEKFHKNVDILPPKSSARKTIPVQEKPPADEDETQPASEPEVLPTPPQKGTKRKPAGGGEKMKQQRRRRRGRAAGEGLGGYKTYLFKVMKQVHPEMGISSKAMTIINNMMSDMFERLAEAAAVLQKYSRRRTMSSREIQGAVKLVLPGELGKHAISEGTKAVTNYVSYRPK